From one Herpetosiphon gulosus genomic stretch:
- a CDS encoding bifunctional homocysteine S-methyltransferase/methylenetetrahydrofolate reductase: MANPFLEQLGQRALLCDGAMGTQLYGRGIDFDECFDALNLTQPDVVREIHQSYIEAGADIIETNTYGANRFKLEPFGLADKVRQINHRGMKLAREAREIAGTNTLIAGAVGPLGVLLQPYGPLTEQAAHEAFAEQIGTLLEQGADLLMFETFSDLREMLIAVKAAKQVGDLPIVAQMTFAEDGRTVLGNTPEEVVRKLVELGVAVVGVNCSVGSQRVFRVVQSMRAVNATIPISAQPNAGWPTERHNRVFYPSSPEYMADYARRMVEELNVQIVGGCCGTTPQHISSMHSALQDLNPASMLNITIVDEEAPSVQLPSKSAETTQLGRMLADGAFVTSVEIDPPKGHNPRRCLEGARQMQAAGVNFINVADSPMARVRMSALPMCNLIQQQVGMETILHFTTRDRSLMGLQSDLLGAHALGVRNILALKGDPPSFGAYPGTSGVFDVDTIGLVKVIAGMNSGVDTAGNDIGTPTNFLIGVALNINAEDPDWEIDRLHQKVAAGAHYAMTQISYDATELDRFLDKLGSLPIPIILGLMPVQSYRHASFLHNEVPGITLPKDVLARMKEAGANGRAIGVQVSQEILAAAYDRIQGVYIMPSFGRYEMAAEVLEVLKATNV; the protein is encoded by the coding sequence ATGGCGAATCCATTTCTTGAACAACTAGGGCAACGAGCCTTGCTGTGTGATGGCGCGATGGGCACTCAACTGTATGGTCGCGGCATCGATTTTGACGAGTGCTTCGATGCCTTGAATCTGACCCAGCCAGATGTCGTGCGTGAAATTCATCAAAGTTATATTGAGGCTGGGGCCGATATTATTGAAACCAATACCTACGGCGCAAATCGCTTCAAATTGGAGCCTTTTGGCTTGGCCGATAAAGTCCGCCAAATTAATCATCGCGGTATGAAGTTGGCGCGTGAAGCCCGCGAGATTGCTGGTACCAACACCTTGATTGCTGGTGCAGTTGGCCCCTTGGGTGTTTTATTGCAACCCTATGGCCCGTTGACTGAGCAAGCAGCCCACGAAGCCTTTGCCGAACAAATTGGCACCTTGCTTGAACAGGGCGCTGATCTGTTGATGTTCGAGACATTTAGCGATTTACGCGAAATGTTGATTGCGGTTAAGGCCGCTAAGCAAGTTGGTGATTTGCCAATTGTGGCGCAGATGACCTTTGCTGAAGATGGCCGCACCGTGCTTGGCAACACGCCTGAGGAAGTGGTGCGCAAACTGGTTGAGTTGGGCGTGGCCGTGGTTGGGGTAAACTGTTCGGTCGGTTCGCAACGGGTCTTTCGGGTCGTCCAAAGCATGCGGGCGGTCAATGCCACGATTCCGATTTCGGCGCAACCAAATGCTGGTTGGCCTACCGAGCGCCATAACCGCGTATTTTATCCATCGTCACCTGAATATATGGCCGATTATGCCCGCCGCATGGTCGAAGAATTGAATGTGCAGATTGTTGGTGGCTGTTGTGGCACTACCCCGCAGCATATTAGCAGCATGCACAGCGCCTTGCAGGATCTGAATCCAGCTAGCATGCTGAATATTACGATTGTTGATGAAGAAGCGCCAAGCGTCCAATTGCCGAGCAAGAGCGCCGAAACGACCCAACTTGGCCGGATGTTGGCTGATGGTGCCTTTGTTACCAGCGTTGAAATCGATCCGCCCAAAGGCCATAACCCACGGCGTTGTCTCGAAGGTGCTCGCCAAATGCAGGCAGCCGGAGTCAATTTCATCAATGTTGCCGATAGCCCGATGGCTCGGGTGCGCATGAGTGCCTTGCCCATGTGTAACTTGATTCAACAACAAGTGGGTATGGAAACGATTTTACACTTTACCACCCGCGATCGCTCATTGATGGGTTTGCAAAGCGATTTGCTCGGGGCGCATGCCTTGGGGGTGCGCAATATCTTGGCCTTGAAAGGCGATCCACCCTCGTTTGGAGCCTATCCTGGTACCTCAGGCGTATTCGATGTTGATACCATTGGCTTGGTTAAGGTGATTGCGGGCATGAACAGCGGGGTTGATACTGCTGGCAACGATATTGGCACGCCAACTAACTTCTTAATTGGCGTGGCACTGAATATCAATGCTGAAGACCCTGATTGGGAAATTGATCGTTTGCATCAAAAAGTGGCAGCTGGCGCACATTATGCCATGACCCAAATTTCGTATGATGCAACCGAACTTGATCGCTTCCTCGATAAACTTGGTTCGCTGCCAATTCCGATTATCTTGGGCTTGATGCCAGTTCAGAGCTATCGCCATGCCTCATTTTTACATAACGAAGTGCCAGGCATTACTCTGCCCAAAGATGTGTTGGCGCGGATGAAAGAAGCGGGAGCCAATGGTCGGGCAATTGGGGTGCAAGTTTCACAAGAAATTCTAGCCGCCGCCTACGATCGTATCCAAGGGGTTTATATCATGCCTTCGTTTGGGCGCTACGAAATGGCCGCCGAAGTGCTGGAAGTGTTGAAGGCAACCAACGTTTAA
- a CDS encoding zinc ribbon domain-containing protein, with protein MQCPHCQQKVAPDVNQCPKCNRKLKPLIMSQQIPLSNQHRQALRSEIITLSIALGFLICIATILFFALKAVSGLIWPIFGLMIVVGGFYWLNRIRDWLRGIAQVQIDQLRELRYVHTKRKTRLYADFKLIGSQQLKMEHGDFAIEGNYYVVTYSLGNNHVWELAKLSREVA; from the coding sequence ATGCAATGCCCACATTGTCAGCAAAAAGTCGCACCGGATGTCAATCAATGCCCCAAATGTAATCGCAAGCTCAAGCCACTGATTATGAGCCAACAAATACCGTTATCTAACCAGCACCGCCAAGCCTTGCGCAGCGAGATTATCACCCTCAGCATTGCTCTTGGGTTTCTGATTTGTATCGCCACGATCTTATTTTTTGCGCTGAAGGCTGTATCTGGTTTAATCTGGCCAATATTTGGCCTGATGATCGTGGTTGGGGGCTTCTATTGGCTCAATCGAATACGCGATTGGCTGCGTGGGATTGCACAAGTCCAGATTGATCAGTTGCGCGAACTGCGCTATGTGCATACCAAGCGAAAAACCCGTTTGTATGCTGATTTTAAGCTGATTGGCAGCCAACAATTAAAAATGGAGCATGGTGATTTCGCTATCGAAGGCAATTATTATGTCGTAACCTACAGTTTGGGCAACAACCATGTGTGGGAATTAGCAAAGCTTAGCCGTGAAGTTGCCTAG